AGTTTATTGCCAGAGCAGGTCATGTATTGGAAAACCTCCCAGCATGTCTTCAATCCATTTAAAAGATTTCTGGCAATCAAACAGCTGCCATGAAAAAGAGTAAACTGTAAGTAGACAGCATCAATTTACTGGAAAGTACACACACCAAAAGCAACTCTTAGACTAGAGTCCTGatgattgtaaattttgagaataagaaggaaagaaaattatCATAACTTCTACTTTTAATTATATCTTATAGAAAGAACTAGGAAATGAGTATGTTGAAGAGACCTACTGTTGAGTTTGATGATAATAGATAGAAGTAGGAAATGAGTATGTTGAAGAGACCTACTGTTGAGTTTGGTGATAATATATTCTTTAGTGTTAGAAAAACAATAAGATAGGCAACAGCTTTCATAAAATTACTTAACTCAAATGCAGTGCACATTCTATCAACTGCATATAAAAACCAACTTAAAACATAATGTAAACACCATAAACATACCTGTTATTGCCAAAAATCTCCACACCTTTTTCAAAAAGACCTTTTTCAATAGCCTTCCAAGATTTATCATCATTTGGTGCTTGTTCGCATAAGTTTTCATCCAAAAACTCTTCTTTTCTCAGGACACCATTGCTAATAGCCTGAGCCAAACCATTAATCATCTCACTGGAAGGAACTTCAGAAAATTCTCCTTGGACTCCTAATGACCACTCTTTCCTCCTCGATTGTCCTGTATTTGGAGGTTTCACGTTCTGTGAAGAAGACATAACATCTTCATTTTCATTTTGTACATCAGATTGGAGTTTAATGTCTATAGGTGCAACACCTCCACTCACACCAGAACCAGAAGCAGAAGCTGCAATCTTTTTCTGCCTCTTGCGCATGCAAATCAAAACACGTTCAGCAACTCGCTTGCTATTCCTCTTGAGAATTCCAGATTTTCCAGCAATTTTATTCTTAGAAGGTGATAACTGGGGAATAGGTGAGGTGTCTTCATGCCTAGGTCCAATATCTGAGTCACTACTTTCTGAAAGATTTTTAGCATTGGATGAAGCATTTTCACTTTGGCAGGATTTTACCTTCCTCCTAGCAGATGAACCAGAAGATTTCTTATGGGATGATGTTCGAGCCCCAACACCATCAGATGAAGAGTTTAACTTTTCTTCGGGATCTATTGATGAGCTAACTGTTCCATTTCTTTCTAACTTCAGAACCTAGAATTAAATTATTCAATCCTGTATAACTATTAAGAAAATCAAGTTTTAAAGAGGGAAGAGATCAGTCAAACATATACCGTACGATAGCAATGCAGGCCACATGGCACATTCTCTTCATCTGGATGGTTCCATGGAGTTTGTTTGTCAGCCTGCTAATATAATGTACTGAGAAAATAAGAATCTATGACTACTCTGACAAATATAAATCTTTAGAATTGCATGAACAACTCACAGGAAAGATAAGGTCCTGAGAACATCCATGTAATCTGCAATCAAACACCTACAAATATAAAGGGGAAGGGTACAATTAAAAGACAGCAAAAAGCAACTCGGAGCTGATAAAGAGCAAGAAAAGTGCTTACAAGGCATCGCCTACAAAATAAATTGTCGAAAGAATCAAGAGCTGCTTCAAGATCCTTTTCAAGAAAAGAATTCCAATTTTCCACTTCAACATCCCCATTCTTAGAGGCCCCAGCATCCTTTTCCTCCTTCATAAGGGTTTCATATCTTCCCTGTATAAGATGTTTGACGGTGTTTCATATCTCTGTAAAGCCAGCAAAAAGAAAATGGGGAACAGCTAGACGAAAGTTTACACTACGACCAGTTTTATCAGTAAATGATAGGAGAGAAAAACAGTCCCCTCAAAAGAATATTGCAGTTGCTAAAAGTGGAAATCATACCTTGACTTCACAAGGACTTCTAGACAAACATTGTGCTAGTGATTCCAGTACTGGATCAGACAAACCAACTTGCTTGATAGTCATTCTGGCAAGTTGATGACAGGAAGATGTGTGAATTATTAGCTATAATTGGATTAAGTTACAGGCAACAATTTTAAAAATCCTTGTAAGATATGTTTAAAGCCTTATAGGTCCATAAAGTCAATATAAACAACTTAAGAACACAAATATCACAAATCAAAAATGCTATATCAATTAAATCGTATGCAACATTTTCTAAGACATCCTGTAAAGATTGTTTACAGGTCCAAGtagtaaaaaaatatattttgtaaCAACATAGGCATTAGAATTTAGCAAAAAGTAGCATAATTAACTGAGCTTATTTTCCTTCTACAAAAGACATAAGATTATTTTCTATTAAGAAagaagaacaagttaaataaggaaaataacATGGGAAACATCCAAAAGGTACAAAGAAGCCCCTAAAATAACGTTCACAAATCAAAGCAAACTAGATGCTACAGAAGTCTTCTTCACCCCCAATTTTCCTTTAAAAAATAGTTTATTTCTTAGCCAGCTCTTTTACTATACTTGTAATGTATCCAATAACCATCAATCTACttacaattattattttaaaataagtagATTGCGTATATTTTGGTATTGAATATTTAAATACATCTTTTATGCATAGACAAAATATTAATTTCTGCAAAACATAGCAATAAAtcacataaaaatataaatgttcTAGAgcatttcaagggttctccactAGAAAAgtaagcaaaagaaaaaaaaaaaaatccaatagAAGGAAAACAAAAGGAACATAAACACGACTATGGTCACAATAGATAATATAATTATACCAACCGAACAATAAAGTCTTCAGATTCCACAAAATCTCTTTTTTCTTCATCTTCCTCAATTACTTCCTCTTCACTGTCACTGCAGATAAGTGCTTCACCACCATTTTGATCATAGTAAATTCTCCTTCGACCCACCACTGATTGATCCTCAGTCATTCTTTGATTTCTACAATAgaagaaattaaaattaactgACAACTCAGGCAAGACAGATTAAAATGGTTCAAAAGATGAGGAAAGAATTGCAAGCATAGAGACCAAATTTCAAGTTAAGTGAGCCAGAGTACGttattatctttttctttttaaattcaaaGAAATATTCCTAAAATCAGCTATTCAACACAAGCAACCTTTTTTACCCCCCATAGCAAATCCTTCAATTCTTCatataaattttctaaaattggGTAAACAAGAGTCATTGTGAAAACATATAAGTAAAACCACATAGACCTAGCAATTCATGTTTCCATGTAGCATTCTTGCATTTTGTTGTCTCATAAATCATAATTGtgcttaaagtttttttttttttttttttagcgtGTAAAGTATTTtacattaatataaaatttgatatGTTATTGATATATTAAAAAGTCTACATATAGATTTTGCGACATCATGTCAAGTTCATATTATTCCTTTGTTTCATGTCATCTTTTGAGTTACCTTTTCTGTTCCGTGCCCATGTCATGCAATCCTTGTATTCAATATTGCAAGGTCTAATTCCGTATATGTAAGAAACAGAGTAAGAAAAGAGAAGTAGACAAAAACTCTAGTAGACCTCACAAACCTGTCTAGAAATATCCACGTGGTATAAGGTGGCAACTTTTTGACTTCTGCAAGCTTAATAGGACGAACAGCATTCTTGACTGGAATACTAGATCCCATGAGAACTGCTGTAGAAGATTCTTGACAGTTATAACGATCCTTATCCCCATTACTTGCATCAATACCATTTTGCATGCCTAGTGCATCTTTTTGCCTCTTTGTCAATAAATCCAGAGCACTATCAGTATCACTAATCCAACTACTTCTTCGTTCATTTGACAATTTGTAGAGATGGTACGTTATACCACCCAATTTTTGTCTATTTTCTTCCAATCTTTTCTGGAAATCAAAATGAACTCAAACTGATTAGTATATATAACCATTCTTTAAGCTGATGAATAATCAAATAGCCTAGGAGTTCACCTTTACAAAAACAGATCGGTCAGCTGTCAGCTGTATCTTTAATGAATCAATAATCAATAAAACCTCCTTAACAGTGGGATTTTTTTCATCAGTTGTCATCTGTGTGAAAATGAAAAATCCAATAGCAAGGATGACAAAATTAATATGCATTTGAGACAAACATATACTAGAAAATTTCAACAAATACATTTCAAATTTACTGAACCAAGGAAAAGAAGAATAAACTGACCTCTGACCCCTAAGGTTGCATTAGGGAACTTAGATTTCGAATTTTAGATTTGTACATCAAAGATaatgtaaattatgtaataaagCGCATGCAAATTTAACATTGGTGATTATTTATCAATCTCATTGATTTAATGGATGCTTATAAATATTTGTGAATCCGAAATCTATGTTTTATACCATTCTAATATATAATCATGGTGAATCATAACTATTCTATACATAATGTATGCATTCCCTTCTCAAAATTTATATAACAAATAAAATTCAAATCCTAATTTTCAAATTATGTTTCCAAACATAACACGAGCATCTAATAACTACACCTACATTATATACCTTGTACACAAGATGATAGCCTAACTCAAAAACAAACCCTAAAATCTGTTAGTCACAATTTTGCCTACATAATTGTAAATAGTAAAATATAAACTACATATTAATGAAGTACTAACCCCTAAAAtgcaaaaataaattcaaatacaaTCAGCGACATTTAACAAAATGCAGATGAATCTTACTACCAAATAGGTCGACAATTCTGAAACAGAAATTGGAAAAAAAGAAAAGTCAAACAAAAATAGTTCAATCAGAACGAAACGAAAGATCTAGTTAATGCATGTCAGGTAAAGAAAGCGAAATCGAAAGAGCGAGAGATACCGAGGAGTCCTTAGGAGATCCCGATCTATCCGCCGAAGCAGAGGGCGAAGATTTCGCCGCCATTATCGAAGAAAGAGGCGGTTCGAGTCCGAAACAGTAAATTTGAGGATCCGGATCTGCTTCATAAGAATGCAAAGCCGGAGGGATAAACCGAGAAGATTTGGCGGGTCAAGCTTCAAGCCCTAATTGTAACATCTCCATTCTGGTAATAAATTTTTCGAGTAAGGTTTGTGCTATTTTTTGAaaagaaatatatttaattttcttaggCGTTCTTTaatatatgattattttaatttaattttcaataaattattataatttagggttgaaaaagtaaaataatattttttgggGGGAAAGAAACGTGTCAATCTGGTTTGAAATTTACACTGTGCatatttaagaaaataaagaagctACAAATACAATTCCTTGTTTAGATGGACAGATAGAATTTCCCTTAACTGCTTTCCCTTAtctttttccttttccatttctgtTTCTTTTGTCCGTAAACGTTGAGATTTCAAAGAAAGAAATTTTCAATAATATGCAACAGTTTTGTACTGTATATCAAAGCTGAAAATACGCATACAAAACTATAATACGCATGCAAAACTATAATTTACCACTCAGTGGAAATAATAAACTTTATAAATACGCATACAAAACTATAATTTACATTTTATTACAATCAGTTATTATGATCAATAATTCTTCCATAATCTCAATCTTTTAAAACCTCAATATTaccattaaatcaaaattttgataaataaattaacaTAACCAGCATAAATTGACATTTTAGAAGCGAATGATATACGattacaaataaaattaaaatcaccACAAAAACAAAACACTTTTGGCCACAACTTGAATTGACTTTGAAACACAAGTTCTATCATTATATTGAAGACACCAAACGAAACAATTGTTTACATCTATTAATAATTATGGAAGAGATATCAAATGATTTGCAAGGCTGTCGTGCCCTttagttaataattttttgaaaaaattgtgTCCTTACTTATTTAATTATGACTTAAGGATATAAAAgtcttcaatttttttaaaaataattaagttctTTTCTTTACACTTATTTAAatacttaaactttcaaaatataataaaaagccctcaaatattttcaaaaaagcAATTAAACTCCTATTTTTTACGCTCAATTAGGTACTTGAACTTTTAAAATGCATCAAAACACCctcaaactttttaaaaaaaaaagcaattaagcccataattttattaaaaattagaaaaaattataaaaattaaaattaataaaactataaattttattaaattttaataaaaattaaaatattaaatatttattaaaattagaaaaatataaaaattgtaatttttataaaaatcataaaagttataaaatatatagaaacataaaaatttataaaattttataaagtcataagaaaattatacaaaatgtaaagaaatataaatttcagtaaaaaaattataaaaattatcgtaccaaaagaagcattttatatttttctataacttttattgatttttttatcattttcatcACATGTCACTTTGTGTTGCAACATGTGatgactttaattgaaaaaacTAGGGctcattaatttttatgaattttataaaattttacaatttttatttttaagatttttataaaaattctaattttaataagttatcaatgaaaagttacaaaataattattcaattatttaattttgtccTTTTATCTTTATAATAGAAAGATGATGTGGCTGTTATAAAATTGAtacaataacaaatttaactatcAACGTTTACATATTATGCTAATTTGATCTTGATTCTAATAAATTTATC
This is a stretch of genomic DNA from Gossypium arboreum isolate Shixiya-1 chromosome 11, ASM2569848v2, whole genome shotgun sequence. It encodes these proteins:
- the LOC108453592 gene encoding histone-lysine N-methyltransferase CLF-like isoform X1; the protein is MAAKSSPSASADRSGSPKDSSMTTDEKNPTVKEVLLIIDSLKIQLTADRSVFVKKRLEENRQKLGGITYHLYKLSNERRSSWISDTDSALDLLTKRQKDALGMQNGIDASNGDKDRYNCQESSTAVLMGSSIPVKNAVRPIKLAEVKKLPPYTTWIFLDRNQRMTEDQSVVGRRRIYYDQNGGEALICSDSEEEVIEEDEEKRDFVESEDFIVRMTIKQVGLSDPVLESLAQCLSRSPCEVKGRYETLMKEEKDAGASKNGDVEVENWNSFLEKDLEAALDSFDNLFCRRCLVFDCRLHGCSQDLIFPQADKQTPWNHPDEENVPCGLHCYRTVLKLERNGTVSSSIDPEEKLNSSSDGVGARTSSHKKSSGSSARRKVKSCQSENASSNAKNLSESSDSDIGPRHEDTSPIPQLSPSKNKIAGKSGILKRNSKRVAERVLICMRKRQKKIAASASGSGVSGGVAPIDIKLQSDVQNENEDVMSSSQNVKPPNTGQSRRKEWSLGVQGEFSEVPSSEMINGLAQAISNGVLRKEEFLDENLCEQAPNDDKSWKAIEKGLFEKGVEIFGNNSCLIARNLLNGLKTCWEVFQYMTCSGNKLACHAADGVMSLLDGYSKFDLNGSVGSNEVRRRSRFLRRRGRVRRLKYTWKSAAYHSIRKRITERKDQPCRQYNPCSCQTACGKQCSCLLNGTCCEKYCGCPKSCKNRFRGCHCAKSQCRSRQCPCFAADRECDPDVCRNCWVSCGDGTGTLGVPPQRGDNYECRNMKLLLKQQQRVLLGRSDVSGWGAFLKNSVGKHEYLGEYTGELISHREADKRGKIYDRENSSFLFNLNDQFVLDAYRKGDKLKFANHSPDPNCYAKVIMVAGDHRVGIFAKERINAGEELFYDYRYEPDRAPAWARKPEASGSKKEEVAPSSGRAKKLA
- the LOC108453592 gene encoding histone-lysine N-methyltransferase CLF-like isoform X2; the encoded protein is MAAKSSPSASADRSGSPKDSSMTTDEKNPTVKEVLLIIDSLKIQLTADRSVFVKKRLEENRQKLGGITYHLYKLSNERRSSWISDTDSALDLLTKRQKDALGMQNGIDASNGDKDRYNCQESSTAVLMGSSIPVKNAVRPIKLAEVKKLPPYTTWIFLDRNQRMTEDQSVVGRRRIYYDQNGGEALICSDSEEEVIEEDEEKRDFVESEDFIVRMTIKQVGLSDPVLESLAQCLSRSPCEVKGRYETLMKEEKDAGASKNGDVEVENWNSFLEKDLEAALDSFDNLFCRRCLVFDCRLHGCSQDLIFPADKQTPWNHPDEENVPCGLHCYRTVLKLERNGTVSSSIDPEEKLNSSSDGVGARTSSHKKSSGSSARRKVKSCQSENASSNAKNLSESSDSDIGPRHEDTSPIPQLSPSKNKIAGKSGILKRNSKRVAERVLICMRKRQKKIAASASGSGVSGGVAPIDIKLQSDVQNENEDVMSSSQNVKPPNTGQSRRKEWSLGVQGEFSEVPSSEMINGLAQAISNGVLRKEEFLDENLCEQAPNDDKSWKAIEKGLFEKGVEIFGNNSCLIARNLLNGLKTCWEVFQYMTCSGNKLACHAADGVMSLLDGYSKFDLNGSVGSNEVRRRSRFLRRRGRVRRLKYTWKSAAYHSIRKRITERKDQPCRQYNPCSCQTACGKQCSCLLNGTCCEKYCGCPKSCKNRFRGCHCAKSQCRSRQCPCFAADRECDPDVCRNCWVSCGDGTGTLGVPPQRGDNYECRNMKLLLKQQQRVLLGRSDVSGWGAFLKNSVGKHEYLGEYTGELISHREADKRGKIYDRENSSFLFNLNDQFVLDAYRKGDKLKFANHSPDPNCYAKVIMVAGDHRVGIFAKERINAGEELFYDYRYEPDRAPAWARKPEASGSKKEEVAPSSGRAKKLA
- the LOC108453592 gene encoding histone-lysine N-methyltransferase CLF-like isoform X3 — encoded protein: MAAKSSPSASADRSGSPKDSSMTTDEKNPTVKEVLLIIDSLKIQLTADRSVFVKKRLEENRQKLGGITYHLYKLSNERRSSWISDTDSALDLLTKRQKDALGMQNGIDASNGDKDRYNCQESSTAVLMGSSIPVKNAVRPIKLAEVKKLPPYTTWIFLDRNQRMTEDQSVVGRRRIYYDQNGGEALICSDSEEEVIEEDEEKRDFVESEDFIVRMTIKQVGLSDPVLESLAQCLSRSPCEVKGRYETLMKEEKDAGASKNGDVEVENWNSFLEKDLEAALDSFDNLFCRRCLVFDCRLHGCSQDLIFPQADKQTPWNHPDEENVPCGLHCYRTVLKLERNGTVSSSIDPEEKLNSSSDGVGARTSSHKKSSGSSARRKVKSCQSENASSNAKNLSESSDSDIGPRHEDTSPIPQLSPSKNKIAGKSGILKRNSKRVAERVLICMRKRQKKIAASASGSGVSGGVAPIDIKLQSDVQNENEDVMSSSQNVKPPNTGQSRRKEWSLGVQGEFSEVPSSEMINGLAQAISNGVLRKEEFLDENLCEQAPNDDKSWKAIEKGLFEKGVEIFGNNSCLIARNLLNGLKTCWEVFQYMTCSGNKLACHAADGVMSLLDGYSKFDLNGSVGSNEVRRRSRFLRRRGRVRRLKYTWKSAAYHSIRKRITERKDQPCRQYNPCSCQTACGKQCSCLLNGTCCEKYCGCPKSCKNRFRGCHCAKSQCRSRQCPCFAADRECDPDVCRNCWVSCGDGTGTLGVPPQRGDNYECRNMKLLLKQQQRVLLGRSDVSGWGAFLKCWQA